One genomic window of Malaciobacter molluscorum LMG 25693 includes the following:
- a CDS encoding bifunctional diguanylate cyclase/phosphodiesterase, with protein MSILKKLTKYRKKNDIKTLFLVDILYMKDINAVYGFDNGDYIIKQLKKLLNKTIKNKINTFLEKSSFIEFVNTHVDVFGITIYKDLTHNEIEKIKDLIFNTIISHKFSLIEKNSYINIDITMGCSKSRDKKLKIYAEKALHSAKINYVHFIYLDSTFFEDEKTNENLLQTLKLNIQKNLVEPYFQPIANANTEEIEKYEALMRVFDENGNIIMPHVFIHKAKKYRLYNKLMGLLIEKVILYIEKYQIHISLNIDFHDILNPELKELLFRYIKNSDIGKYITLEILESDKISNYEVVNDFIKDIKKHGVKIAIDDFGTGFSNYEYILNIDVDYIKIDGSLIKKIDQEIYLNLVKSIVLFCKQQNIQVIAEFVSDLRILRYIRSLGIDYAQGYHISKPKPIEEIVKELNEKNS; from the coding sequence TTGTCAATATTAAAAAAACTTACAAAATATAGAAAAAAAAATGATATAAAAACTCTATTTCTAGTTGATATACTTTATATGAAAGATATAAACGCAGTATATGGCTTTGATAATGGAGATTACATAATCAAACAATTAAAAAAATTATTAAATAAAACTATAAAGAATAAAATAAATACTTTTTTAGAAAAATCTTCTTTTATTGAGTTTGTAAATACACATGTTGATGTATTTGGTATAACTATTTATAAAGATTTAACTCATAATGAAATTGAGAAAATAAAAGATTTAATATTTAATACAATTATAAGTCATAAATTTTCACTTATAGAAAAAAACTCTTATATAAATATAGATATAACAATGGGTTGTTCTAAAAGTCGTGATAAAAAGCTTAAAATCTATGCAGAAAAAGCACTTCATAGTGCAAAAATAAATTATGTTCATTTTATATATTTAGATAGCACTTTTTTTGAAGATGAAAAAACAAATGAAAATTTACTCCAAACATTAAAACTAAATATTCAAAAAAATTTGGTTGAACCCTATTTTCAACCTATTGCAAATGCAAATACTGAAGAAATTGAAAAATATGAAGCACTAATGAGAGTATTTGATGAAAATGGCAATATAATAATGCCTCATGTTTTTATTCATAAAGCAAAAAAATATAGACTTTATAATAAATTAATGGGTTTATTAATAGAAAAAGTTATTTTATATATTGAAAAATATCAAATACATATAAGTTTGAATATTGATTTTCATGATATTTTAAATCCCGAATTAAAAGAGTTACTATTTAGATATATAAAAAATAGTGATATTGGTAAATATATAACTCTTGAAATATTAGAAAGTGATAAAATTTCTAATTATGAAGTTGTAAATGATTTTATAAAAGATATAAAAAAACATGGTGTAAAAATTGCTATTGATGACTTTGGTACTGGTTTTTCAAATTATGAATATATTTTAAATATAGATGTGGATTATATAAAAATTGATGGTTCTCTTATAAAAAAAATTGATCAAGAGATATATTTAAACTTAGTGAAGAGTATTGTTTTATTTTGTAAACAACAAAATATTCAGGTAATTGCAGAGTTTGTAAGTGATTTAAGAATACTTAGATATATAAGATCACTTGGTATTGATTATGCTCAAGGTTATCATATAAGTAAGCCAAAACCAATTGAAGAAATAGTTAAGGAACTAAATGAAAAAAATTCTTAA
- a CDS encoding DedA family protein, translating to MEDLIRDWGYIALFAYSFGGGFVGLVFAGVLSYTGDLNIYISMLVAGISNFLGDQFLFTLARKNKFYAKDMMKKYGRKVALAHLMMRKYGSLVVFIQKYIYGIKTLIPLAMGITKYSSGKFIIYNIFATTLWSLVVGYASYTAGQYILSSADEFKYIGLGIVAVILLLVSYFFRKI from the coding sequence TTGGAAGATTTGATACGAGACTGGGGATATATAGCACTTTTTGCTTACTCTTTTGGCGGTGGATTTGTAGGACTTGTTTTTGCAGGAGTTTTATCTTATACAGGCGATTTAAATATTTATATATCTATGCTTGTGGCAGGTATTTCTAATTTTTTGGGTGATCAATTTTTATTTACACTTGCAAGAAAAAATAAATTTTACGCAAAAGATATGATGAAGAAATATGGAAGAAAAGTAGCCCTTGCTCACTTAATGATGAGAAAATATGGTTCTTTAGTTGTATTTATACAAAAATATATTTATGGAATAAAAACACTTATTCCCTTAGCAATGGGAATTACAAAATATTCAAGTGGTAAATTTATTATTTATAATATTTTTGCAACAACTTTATGGAGTTTGGTTGTAGGTTATGCAAGTTACACTGCTGGCCAATATATTTTAAGTAGTGCAGATGAATTTAAATATATAGGTTTAGGAATAGTTGCTGTTATACTTCTTTTAGTATCTTATTTTTTTAGAAAAATTTAG
- a CDS encoding Tex-like N-terminal domain-containing protein, with protein MIQLIEILKQKTNLQVNHINNILKLLQEGCTIPFIARYRKDMTGNATDEVLREFNDIYEYSKKLIERKEEIRNILEQKEVLDEKIQKQIEQATTLVVLEDIYSVFKTAKSSRTQKAIDNNLEGLANIISCMKYDKKEINQKAKQFLNENIKSEDEAILGAQDIIAQRYADDIKSKEVVRNLLQNHAILQVKQTKTFEEEGVYKNYKDFSSKVKFIPSYRFLAISRAVNEKQLTLKVELDEQRIIENIEKYKIPNGANSSKEYVLKAYIDGLKRLLLPSLKREVLSNLKEKASDEAITLFGKNLHQLLITPPLINKVILGVDPGYKTGCKLAVIDENANYLQSDVIYPTKPKEDYETSAKVVLQLVKKYNINAVAIGNGTASNETASFFAKFIKENNLDLKFAVVSEIGASVYSASKIANIEYPNLDVTTKGAISIASRLRDPLSALVKIDAKSLGVGQYQHDVNQTKLEKKLNEVTEALVNKIGVDLNSASYKLLSFVSGISEKLALNIVSHRQDIKVFKTKEQLLDVKGIGNKAYEQAVGFLRIKDGLSILDNTSIHPENYDLANDLLKQKDLTKIDLSFYSNKYNVSIQTTKDIINELLKPGYDIREELPKTVFRDDEVTIESLRIDDELSGVVRNLTDFGAFVDIGLKNDGMIHISKMSEKRINHPMEVLSINQYLPRVKVVDIDLKRQKVALSLI; from the coding sequence TTGATTCAATTAATAGAAATTTTAAAACAAAAGACAAATCTTCAAGTAAATCATATAAATAATATTTTAAAACTCTTACAAGAGGGATGTACAATTCCTTTTATTGCAAGATATAGAAAAGATATGACAGGAAATGCAACGGATGAGGTTTTAAGAGAGTTTAATGATATTTATGAATACAGTAAAAAATTAATAGAAAGAAAAGAAGAGATAAGAAATATTTTAGAACAAAAAGAGGTTTTAGATGAAAAAATACAAAAACAAATAGAACAAGCAACTACTCTTGTTGTATTAGAAGATATATATTCTGTATTTAAAACGGCAAAAAGTTCTAGAACTCAAAAGGCAATTGATAATAATTTAGAAGGTTTAGCAAATATTATTTCATGTATGAAATATGACAAAAAAGAGATAAATCAAAAAGCTAAACAGTTTCTAAATGAAAATATAAAAAGTGAAGATGAAGCAATATTAGGTGCACAAGATATTATTGCACAAAGATATGCTGATGATATAAAATCAAAAGAGGTTGTTAGAAATTTACTTCAAAATCATGCTATTTTACAAGTAAAACAAACAAAAACTTTTGAAGAAGAGGGAGTTTATAAAAACTATAAAGATTTTTCATCTAAAGTGAAGTTTATACCTTCTTATAGATTTTTAGCAATTTCAAGAGCTGTAAATGAAAAACAATTAACTCTAAAAGTAGAATTAGACGAACAAAGAATTATTGAAAATATAGAAAAATATAAGATACCAAATGGTGCAAATAGTTCAAAAGAGTATGTTTTAAAAGCATATATTGATGGATTAAAAAGATTATTATTACCAAGTCTAAAAAGAGAAGTTTTATCAAATCTAAAAGAAAAAGCAAGTGATGAAGCAATAACATTATTTGGGAAAAATTTGCATCAACTTTTAATTACTCCTCCATTAATAAACAAAGTTATTTTAGGAGTTGATCCTGGATATAAAACAGGATGTAAACTAGCAGTAATTGATGAAAATGCTAATTATTTACAATCAGATGTAATTTATCCTACAAAACCAAAAGAAGATTATGAAACTTCAGCAAAAGTAGTATTACAATTAGTTAAAAAATATAATATAAATGCAGTTGCAATTGGTAATGGTACTGCTTCAAATGAGACTGCAAGTTTTTTTGCTAAGTTTATTAAAGAGAATAATTTAGACCTAAAATTTGCAGTTGTAAGTGAAATTGGTGCATCTGTTTATTCTGCATCAAAGATTGCAAATATTGAATATCCAAATTTAGATGTTACAACAAAAGGAGCTATTTCTATTGCAAGTAGATTAAGAGATCCTTTATCAGCATTAGTAAAAATTGATGCAAAATCTTTAGGTGTTGGGCAATATCAACATGATGTAAACCAAACAAAATTAGAAAAGAAACTAAATGAAGTTACAGAAGCTTTAGTAAATAAAATTGGAGTAGATTTGAACTCTGCATCATATAAATTATTATCATTTGTTTCTGGTATATCTGAAAAATTAGCTTTAAATATAGTAAGCCATAGACAAGATATAAAAGTATTTAAAACAAAAGAGCAATTACTTGATGTAAAAGGTATAGGAAATAAAGCTTATGAACAAGCAGTTGGATTTTTAAGAATTAAAGATGGCTTATCTATTTTAGATAATACTTCTATTCATCCTGAAAACTATGACTTAGCAAACGATTTATTAAAGCAAAAAGATTTAACAAAAATTGATTTATCTTTTTATAGTAACAAATATAATGTATCTATTCAGACAACTAAAGATATTATAAATGAACTTTTAAAACCAGGATATGATATTAGAGAAGAGTTACCTAAAACTGTTTTTAGAGATGATGAGGTGACAATTGAAAGTTTAAGAATAGATGATGAGTTAAGTGGAGTTGTCAGAAATCTTACTGATTTTGGGGCTTTTGTTGACATAGGTTTAAAAAATGATGGAATGATTCATATTTCTAAAATGAGTGAAAAAAGAATAAATCATCCAATGGAAGTTTTATCAATAAATCAATATTTACCAAGAGTAAAAGTTGTAGATATAGATTTAAAAAGACAAAAAGTAGCTTTAAGTTTAATATAA
- a CDS encoding methyl-accepting chemotaxis protein, with amino-acid sequence MLSKLSIKQKLILIMSIPLCIVILLAAKLGYDSYLYYKNLKSLDKVVILSTKIGSLVHETQKERGMTAGYLGSKGNKFASKLPQQRELTNKRLKQMQNFLSTFDSKDYGKEFNENLISSLNKIEKLNEIRQNVTGLNIQTSKAIGYYTNTNSDLLNTISSITKLSTNAKVSQGLITYMNFLLSKERAGIERAVGTNTFARNNFGEGMKAKFYNLIAAQNSYMDSFLKVGDDQTDEFYHNTVKGDAVDEVNRMRKIALYEGKDSNFGVEPTYWFDTITKKINLLKEVENFISNHLTNTINQEIKKAKKEIIIFGILSLIGILITLVLARTIAFTILLDVESVKKGLTDFFAFINFEKEDIDFEVINSKDELGIMSKLINENINKTKANIQSDKNLIKNTIEVTNKINKGYLNSRIEATSNNPALSELKDIINQMLQTLNSNFEDIMKILSSYSKLDFRPKLKDSKLEGIIKELEDDINILRDVITQTLVENKRTGMILDQNSTTLTENMHQIANAANNQAASLEEAAASLEEITSNIRNNTETTVKMAQYGEEVKESVETGQKLAKDTVNSMEDINNQTTAITEAITVIDQIAFQTNILSLNAAVEASTAGEAGKGFAVVAQEVRNLANRSAEAAKQIKNLVEHAQQKTMQGKQIATNMINGYDKLNENIIKTIDLIDNVTVASKEQSQGMVQINDTVNHLDKITQENAQNASQADAVAKQTHKISNMIIEHADAKQFEGKDSIKIRKATIDKNYDGNEKRGIENTIKNSKPIKKNSVITSNNDDDKEWESF; translated from the coding sequence ATGTTATCTAAATTGTCTATAAAACAAAAACTTATCTTAATTATGTCTATACCGTTATGTATAGTTATTTTATTGGCTGCCAAACTTGGTTATGATTCTTACTTATACTATAAAAATCTTAAAAGTTTGGATAAAGTAGTTATACTTTCTACAAAAATTGGCTCATTAGTTCATGAAACTCAAAAAGAAAGAGGAATGACAGCAGGATATTTAGGAAGTAAAGGTAATAAATTTGCATCTAAACTTCCACAACAAAGAGAATTAACAAATAAAAGATTAAAACAAATGCAAAATTTTTTATCAACATTTGACTCTAAAGACTATGGAAAAGAGTTTAATGAAAATCTAATATCAAGCTTAAATAAAATAGAAAAATTAAATGAGATAAGACAAAATGTTACTGGTTTAAATATTCAAACATCTAAGGCAATTGGATATTATACAAATACAAATAGTGATTTATTAAACACTATTAGTAGTATTACAAAACTTTCAACAAATGCTAAAGTTTCTCAAGGTTTAATTACTTATATGAACTTCTTATTATCTAAAGAAAGAGCTGGAATTGAAAGAGCTGTTGGTACAAATACTTTTGCTAGAAATAACTTTGGTGAAGGAATGAAAGCTAAATTTTATAATCTTATTGCAGCTCAAAATTCATATATGGATTCTTTTTTAAAAGTTGGGGATGATCAAACAGATGAATTTTATCATAATACCGTAAAAGGTGATGCTGTTGATGAAGTAAATAGAATGAGAAAAATAGCGCTATATGAAGGTAAAGACTCAAATTTTGGAGTTGAACCTACATACTGGTTTGATACTATTACTAAAAAAATAAATCTATTAAAAGAAGTTGAAAACTTTATTTCTAATCATTTAACTAATACAATTAATCAAGAAATAAAAAAAGCTAAAAAAGAGATTATTATATTTGGGATATTAAGTTTAATAGGTATTTTAATAACTTTAGTTTTAGCAAGAACTATTGCTTTTACAATTTTATTAGATGTTGAATCTGTAAAAAAAGGTCTTACAGATTTCTTTGCATTTATAAATTTTGAAAAAGAGGATATTGACTTTGAAGTTATTAATTCAAAAGATGAATTAGGTATTATGTCTAAACTTATAAATGAAAATATCAATAAAACAAAAGCAAATATTCAATCAGATAAGAATTTAATAAAAAATACAATTGAAGTTACAAATAAAATTAATAAAGGTTATTTAAATAGTAGAATTGAAGCTACATCAAATAATCCTGCATTAAGTGAACTAAAAGATATTATTAATCAAATGCTTCAAACTTTAAACTCTAATTTTGAAGATATTATGAAAATATTAAGTTCATATTCTAAACTTGATTTTAGACCAAAACTAAAAGATAGCAAATTAGAAGGAATTATAAAAGAGTTAGAAGATGACATAAATATTTTAAGAGATGTTATAACTCAAACACTTGTTGAAAATAAAAGAACAGGTATGATACTTGATCAAAATTCAACTACTTTAACTGAAAATATGCATCAAATTGCAAATGCAGCAAATAATCAAGCAGCAAGTCTTGAAGAGGCAGCTGCAAGTTTAGAAGAGATTACTTCAAATATTAGAAATAATACAGAAACAACAGTTAAAATGGCTCAATATGGTGAAGAAGTAAAAGAATCTGTTGAAACAGGACAAAAACTTGCAAAAGATACTGTAAATTCAATGGAAGATATAAACAATCAAACAACAGCTATTACTGAAGCAATTACAGTAATTGATCAAATTGCATTTCAAACAAATATTCTTTCATTAAACGCAGCCGTTGAAGCTTCAACAGCAGGAGAAGCAGGTAAAGGCTTTGCTGTAGTTGCACAAGAAGTAAGAAATCTTGCAAATAGAAGTGCAGAGGCTGCTAAACAGATAAAAAATTTAGTTGAACACGCTCAACAAAAAACAATGCAAGGAAAACAAATTGCAACAAATATGATTAATGGATATGATAAATTAAATGAAAATATTATAAAAACAATCGACTTGATTGATAATGTTACAGTTGCAAGTAAAGAACAATCACAAGGTATGGTTCAAATAAATGATACTGTTAATCATCTAGATAAAATTACACAAGAAAATGCACAAAATGCTTCTCAAGCAGATGCAGTTGCAAAACAGACTCATAAAATATCAAATATGATTATTGAACATGCTGATGCAAAACAGTTTGAAGGAAAAGATTCAATAAAAATAAGAAAAGCTACAATTGATAAAAATTATGATGGCAATGAAAAAAGAGGAATAGAAAATACAATAAAAAATAGCAAACCAATTAAGAAAAATAGTGTTATAACATCAAATAACGATGATGATAAAGAGTGGGAAAGTTTTTAA
- the dbpA gene encoding ATP-dependent RNA helicase DbpA translates to MNNFNSLDLRDGFLENLTSLNYIKMTDIQKKSLPLLLKNNNLIAQSKTGSGKTVSFSIPIVNKLKNDKFAIQSMIICPTRELANQVAKEIKKLCRFINNIKILTLCGGVPYKPQVHSLSHKAHIIVGTPGRLLKHISENNIELENIDTLVLDEADKMLDMGFYDDIIKIVEVLPKKRQNMLFSATYDEQIMDLSKSITDDAIFVKDESVHSRQKINQVFYEVDESQKIDVVDKLIHKYKAKSVLIFCNRKYRCEEIADELFEKGFDSVVLHSDLDQNQRDETIVLFSNKSYPIMIATDVASRGLDITDIDLVINYDIAKDEKVHTHRVGRTARASSNGTAVTLYNNEDIDIVLKIKEQFDDISFLKIDDLKDILKDNILKPMYATLYINGGKKDKLRAGDIVGALINKAQLNKDDIGNIDIFRFHSYVAIKKEFEQKSLKALNSNKIKQKEFRVYPR, encoded by the coding sequence ATAAATAATTTTAATAGTTTAGATTTAAGAGATGGTTTTTTAGAAAACTTAACATCATTAAATTATATAAAAATGACAGATATTCAAAAGAAGTCATTGCCATTATTATTAAAAAATAATAATTTAATCGCACAGTCAAAAACAGGTAGTGGGAAAACTGTCTCTTTTAGTATACCAATTGTAAATAAGCTTAAAAATGATAAATTTGCAATACAATCTATGATTATTTGTCCCACTAGAGAATTAGCTAATCAAGTTGCAAAAGAGATAAAAAAACTTTGTCGTTTTATAAATAATATAAAAATATTGACTTTGTGTGGAGGAGTTCCTTATAAACCACAAGTTCACTCTTTATCTCATAAAGCACATATTATAGTTGGTACACCAGGTAGATTGTTAAAACATATTAGTGAAAATAATATAGAATTAGAAAATATTGATACTTTAGTTTTAGATGAAGCAGATAAAATGCTAGATATGGGTTTTTATGATGATATTATAAAAATTGTAGAAGTATTACCTAAAAAGAGACAAAATATGCTTTTTTCTGCAACATATGATGAACAAATAATGGATTTATCAAAGAGTATAACAGATGATGCAATATTTGTTAAAGATGAATCTGTTCACTCAAGACAGAAAATAAATCAAGTATTTTATGAAGTTGATGAATCACAGAAAATTGATGTAGTTGATAAATTAATACATAAATATAAAGCAAAATCTGTTTTAATTTTTTGTAATAGAAAATATAGATGTGAAGAGATTGCTGATGAGCTATTTGAAAAAGGTTTTGATAGTGTTGTTTTACATAGTGATTTAGATCAAAATCAAAGAGATGAGACAATAGTTTTATTTTCTAATAAATCTTATCCTATTATGATTGCAACAGATGTAGCTTCAAGAGGATTAGATATTACAGATATTGATCTTGTGATTAATTATGATATAGCAAAAGATGAAAAAGTACATACACATAGAGTAGGAAGAACTGCAAGAGCAAGTTCAAATGGTACTGCTGTAACTTTATATAATAATGAAGATATTGATATTGTACTAAAAATAAAAGAGCAGTTTGACGATATATCTTTTCTTAAGATAGATGATTTAAAAGATATCTTAAAAGATAATATTTTAAAACCAATGTATGCAACGTTATATATCAATGGTGGCAAAAAAGATAAATTAAGAGCAGGTGATATTGTAGGTGCTTTAATAAATAAAGCACAATTAAATAAAGATGATATAGGAAATATCGATATATTTAGATTTCATAGTTATGTTGCTATTAAAAAAGAGTTTGAGCAAAAATCTTTAAAAGCTTTAAATAGTAATAAAATAAAACAAAAAGAGTTTAGAGTTTATCCTAGATAA
- a CDS encoding CorA family divalent cation transporter, whose translation MLDIKISNFHLKDIKNELHPSTFIINDEYDLLIMRLPLKQEETFYADNSSFIFTNDSYFYFDKDKKEFIDIKSIKQVYNILNKKIDESLCLSLEIFSKIEEMEDKFYENIEIKGFNKKWFTLKNQLIRMNRVLSKTIEQLKRFILNYKKEEDFLEINFHDLLEHLERAQRNSTHSLEKLDALYNFHTTNSNEKMNKTIYVLTLLSGIFLPLNLVVGFFGMNTSGLPLTKIENGTFFVLIILLLSAAITTILINRVKNKS comes from the coding sequence ATGTTAGATATAAAAATTAGCAATTTTCACCTAAAAGATATAAAAAATGAACTTCATCCTTCAACTTTTATAATAAATGATGAGTATGACTTATTGATAATGAGACTTCCTTTAAAACAAGAAGAGACTTTTTATGCAGATAACAGCTCTTTTATTTTTACAAATGATTCATATTTTTATTTTGATAAAGATAAAAAAGAGTTTATAGATATAAAAAGTATTAAACAAGTCTATAATATTCTTAATAAAAAAATTGATGAATCATTATGTTTATCTTTAGAAATTTTTTCCAAAATCGAAGAGATGGAAGATAAGTTTTATGAAAATATTGAGATAAAAGGATTTAATAAAAAGTGGTTTACTTTAAAAAATCAATTAATAAGAATGAATAGAGTTCTTTCAAAAACAATAGAACAATTAAAAAGATTTATTTTAAATTATAAAAAAGAAGAAGACTTTTTAGAAATAAACTTTCACGATTTATTAGAACATTTAGAAAGAGCACAAAGAAATAGTACACATAGTTTAGAGAAACTTGATGCTTTATATAACTTTCATACTACAAACAGCAATGAAAAGATGAATAAAACAATTTATGTACTTACTTTATTATCAGGTATTTTTTTACCATTAAATTTAGTTGTTGGTTTTTTTGGTATGAATACATCAGGACTTCCACTTACTAAAATCGAGAATGGAACTTTTTTTGTTTTGATTATTTTATTATTAAGTGCAGCAATTACAACAATATTAATTAATAGAGTAAAAAATAAATCCTAG
- the ribA gene encoding GTP cyclohydrolase II, with protein MEIEQSNIANLPTKYGKFKIKAYKQNNQEHLAIMSENFESLKEPYVRIHSECLTGDALGSLKCDCGNQLNLALQFINQNGGLVIYHRQEGRNIGLLNKVNAYALQDKGRNTVEANLELGFKDDEREYSIVKYILEDLKVDKLKLITNNPKKIKYIESLGIKITQRIPAITKKNIYNENYLNTKKEYFGHYL; from the coding sequence ATGGAAATAGAACAATCAAATATAGCAAATTTACCAACTAAATATGGGAAATTCAAAATAAAAGCATATAAGCAAAATAATCAAGAACATTTAGCAATTATGAGTGAGAACTTTGAATCTTTAAAAGAACCTTATGTCCGAATACATTCAGAGTGTCTTACTGGAGATGCCTTAGGTAGTTTAAAATGTGATTGTGGAAATCAACTTAATTTGGCACTTCAATTTATAAATCAAAATGGTGGATTAGTAATTTATCATAGACAAGAAGGAAGAAATATTGGTTTATTAAATAAAGTAAATGCTTATGCACTTCAAGATAAAGGAAGAAATACAGTTGAAGCAAATTTAGAACTTGGTTTTAAAGATGATGAAAGAGAGTATTCAATTGTTAAATATATTTTAGAAGATTTAAAAGTTGATAAATTAAAATTAATTACTAATAATCCCAAAAAAATTAAATATATAGAATCTTTAGGTATAAAAATTACACAAAGAATTCCTGCAATTACAAAGAAAAACATTTATAATGAAAACTATTTAAATACTAAAAAAGAGTATTTTGGGCACTATTTATAA
- a CDS encoding cytochrome-c peroxidase — protein MKLIKTLAFCAISTSFMFGSSSLVTKAEKNGLKPIPESKLELLKIIDDKNDPITKEKVELGKKLYFDPRLSKSGIISCNTCHNLGLGGSDGVSAAIGHKWTMNPHHLNSPTVYNSVFFDVQFWDGRSKHLADQAQGPVQAGPEMASPKSLVEKRINSIPDYVNEFKKAYTDDVKISFEKITSTIAIFEKTLVTPSRFDSFLNGKENALTKEEKKGLNTFIDKGCASCHNGIALGGTMQPFQVAAKYSFAKVGDFKGDKNSMVKTPTLRNITETAPYFHNGQIWSLSKAVKEMGSTQLGIKISDKEANEIVTFLKSLKGDKPQIVYPQLPESTINTPQPQYN, from the coding sequence ATGAAATTAATTAAGACTTTAGCATTTTGTGCTATTAGTACAAGTTTTATGTTTGGTAGTAGTTCTTTAGTTACTAAAGCTGAAAAAAATGGTTTAAAACCAATACCAGAAAGTAAATTAGAATTGTTAAAGATTATTGATGATAAAAATGATCCAATAACAAAAGAGAAGGTTGAGTTAGGTAAAAAATTATATTTTGATCCAAGATTATCGAAAAGTGGAATTATTTCATGTAATACATGTCATAATTTAGGATTAGGTGGAAGTGATGGTGTAAGTGCTGCTATTGGCCATAAATGGACTATGAATCCTCATCATCTAAATTCACCAACTGTTTATAATTCAGTATTTTTTGATGTACAATTTTGGGATGGAAGAAGTAAACATTTAGCTGATCAAGCACAAGGACCTGTACAAGCTGGACCTGAAATGGCATCACCAAAATCTTTAGTTGAAAAAAGAATAAATTCTATTCCTGATTATGTTAATGAATTTAAAAAAGCTTATACTGATGATGTAAAGATTAGTTTTGAAAAAATAACTTCGACAATTGCAATCTTTGAAAAAACATTAGTTACTCCATCAAGATTTGATAGTTTTTTAAATGGAAAAGAAAATGCTTTAACAAAAGAGGAGAAAAAAGGTTTAAATACTTTTATTGATAAAGGTTGTGCTTCATGTCATAATGGTATTGCATTAGGTGGAACAATGCAACCATTCCAAGTAGCAGCAAAATACTCTTTTGCCAAAGTAGGGGATTTTAAAGGTGATAAAAATTCTATGGTAAAAACTCCAACTTTAAGAAATATTACAGAGACTGCTCCATATTTCCATAATGGTCAAATCTGGTCTTTAAGTAAAGCAGTAAAAGAGATGGGTTCAACTCAATTAGGAATAAAAATTAGTGATAAAGAAGCAAATGAAATTGTAACTTTCTTAAAATCATTAAAAGGTGATAAACCTCAAATTGTTTATCCACAATTGCCAGAATCTACGATAAATACTCCACAACCACAATATAATTAA